A window of Gouania willdenowi unplaced genomic scaffold, fGouWil2.1 scaffold_51_arrow_ctg1, whole genome shotgun sequence contains these coding sequences:
- the LOC114460528 gene encoding uncharacterized protein LOC114460528 — protein MEEALCLLCLSSLLMFASQQQQPGDKELLPLLPASTYWDTSPSHQLITVRPSSSQFFSGDSVTLSCDLHPSNITWRSRDGREVQCGQWWGEPGNSSCYIEFLTLLETGMFWCENRDGETSERINITITDSSVLLQSPVLPVMEGQDASLSCRSKNASSNHTASFYRGSALIGTSPSGHMTLPGVSRSDEDFYSCSISGAQSESSWISITASTLTPPTAQTLPTAQAPPTSQAPPTAQAIPTAVWAPLSAVCAVALLVSLVLLVRRHRKSSAAERQTEGGEVTYSDLQHRAPPIRRNHESEPSVLYSAVKPQDVSYGEVVFNQQRVRPQQRVKPQDVSYGEVVFNQQRVRPQQREPDVIYSTLNTTR, from the exons ATGGAGGAAGCTCTGTGTCTGCTGT GTCTGAGCTCACTGCTGATGTTTgcctcacaacaacaacaaccaggtGACAAAGAGCTCCTCCCACTGCTCCCAGCATCCACCTACTGggacaccagtccatcacaccAGCTCATCACTGTGAGGCCCAGCAGCTCCCAGTTCTTCTCTGGAGACTCTGTGACTCTGAGCTGTGACCTTCACCCATCAAACATCACCTGGAGGAGCAGAGATGGACGGGAGGTCCAGTGTGGACAGTGGTGGGGAGAACCTGGAAACTCCTCATGTTATATTGAGTTTTTAACTCTCCTGGAAACTGGAATGTTCTGGTGTGAGAACAGAGATGGAGAAACTAGTGAGAGAATCAACATCACCATCACTG ACTCCTCAGTCCTCCTCCAGAGTCCGGTCCTCCCTGTGATGGAGGGACAGGACGCGTCTCTGAGCTGTAGATCAAAGAACGCTTCGTCCAATCACACGGCTTCTTTCTACAGAGGCTCTGCCCTCATAGGAACCTCCCCCAGCGGTCACATGACCCTCCCTGGGGTCTCCAGGTCTGATGAGGACTTCTACAGCTGCAGCATCAGTGGTGCTCAGTCTGAATCCAGCTGGATCTCCATCACAGCTTCTACACTGACTCCTCCCACAGCACAGACTCTTCCCACAGCACAGGCTCCTCCCACATCACAGGCTCCTCCCACAGCACAGGCTATTCCCACTGCTGTGTGGGCCCCCCTGTCTGCAGTCTGTGCGGTGGCTCTGCTGGTGTCACTGGTTTTACTGGTGAGGCGTCACAGGAAGTCATCAG CTGCTGAGAGACAAACTGAGGGAGGAGAAGTGACCTACAGTGACCTCCAGCACAGAGCTCCACCAATCAGACGTAACCACG agaGTGAACCGTCCGTCCTTTACTCTGCAGTGAAGCCTCAGGACGTCTCCTATGGagaggtggtcttcaaccagcAGAGGGTCAGACCCCAGCAGAGAG
- the LOC114460575 gene encoding uncharacterized protein LOC114460575 — MRSYSMSQMVLLISLMQVLESKDSNQRNISVEPGHDVSLTCEPSGRGTIAVVELSRTDLKDGYVLLYRNKQLDPRYQLQSYRDRVDLQIKNRTFSFILKNVREDDEGTYESRVFQRNSPRQQRSVIGGDPVCSISLRVGPPGTSEKQNQDGDKNTSEELRSSLYLCMFCFCFLLLMSEVNTSFLNNTRTVSDVRRIKKFHL; from the exons ATGAGGAGTTATTCCATGTCTCAGATGGTTCTGTTGATCAGCTTGATGCAGGTGTTGGAGTCTAAAG ACTCAAATCAAAGGAACATCTCAGTAGAACCTGGACATGATGTCTCTCTAACATGTGAACCTTCTGGTAGAGGAACTATTGCTGTGGTGGAATTGAGCAGAACTGATCTGAAGGATGGATACGTTCTCCTGTATAGAAACAAACAACTTGATCCCAGGTATCAGCTCCAGTCCTACAGAGACAGAGTAGATCTACAGATAAAGAACAGAACCTTCAGTTTTATTCTGAAGAACGTGAGAGAAGATGATGAAGGAACCTATGAGAGTCGAGTCTTCCAGAGAAACTCACCTCGTCAGCAGAGATCAGTTATTGGTGGAGATCCAGTCTGTTCCATCAGTCTGAGAGTTGGTCCTCCAG GAACATCAGAGAAGCAGAACCAGGATGGAGATAAGAACACCTCAGAGGAACTGAGATCTTCTCTCTATCTCTGTAtgttctgtttctgtttccTCCTCTTAATGTCTGAAGTAAATACTagttttttaaacaacacaagAACTGTTTCTGACGTAAGGAGAATAAAAAAGTTCCATTTATGA